The Streptomyces sp. V3I7 genome segment CGCCGTGCTCACCATCGCGGCCGACCTCGACGGCGACCGCACCACCGAGCTGAACCGGCAGCTGGAGGCCGCCTCCCGGGCCGGAGCGGTGATCGTCCACCAGCAGCACGGCGCGACACTGCCCGGCAAGCGCCGCGGCAAGGAGCACTTCGGCTTCAAGGACGGCGTCAGCGAACCGGCCGTGGCGGGCTTCGACGACAAGGAACTGGTGAACGGCGCCCGGCCCATCCCCGCCGAGCAGTTCGTCCTCGGCGCCACCGGCGACGGCCTGCCCGAGGGCGTCCCCGGCTGGATGAAGGACGGCTCCTTCCACGTCGTACGACGCCTCGCCCAGGACGTCCCCGGCTGGTGGGCGCAGGTCGACACCGAGCTGCGCAAGCTGCGGGACGCCAAGGTGGTGGGCGAGCGGCAGAGGACCGAATGGCTCGCCGCCCGGCTGGTGGGCCGCTGGCGCTGTGGCGCCTCGGTCGCCAAGCACCCCGACATGCCGCCCGCGGCGGGCACCGAGCCGGACAACGACATCAGCTTCCGGGACGACCGTGACGGCGTGATCACCCCGCTCTTCTCCCACCTGCGCAAGACCAACCCGCGCGACGGACTGGTGGACAAGGGGGAACTCGTCGACGAGAAGTTCATGGACGTACGGCGCATCATCCGCCGCGGCATCCCCTACGGCGCCCCCTTCGACCCGACCAACGACGACGCCGGCGGCCCCGACGAGGCCCGCGGCCTGCTCTTCATCTGCTACCAGGCCGACCTGGTGCGGCAGTTCGAGTTCATCCAGGCCGACTGGGTCAACGACCCCGACTTCCCGCACGACCGTGAGAACGAACCCGGCCCCGACCCCATGATCAGCGGCCAGCTCCCCGGGGTCGCCGAGGGCGAGGTCAGCTTCGAGAGCCGCGTCAACGGCGACCTGAAGACGACACCCCTCCACTTCAAGCCCTTCGTCACCACCGAGGGCTCCCTCTACTCCTTCACCCCCTCCCTCAGCACCCTGCGCCGCCTCACCGAGGGCCGCCTGGAGGGGCCGGTCCCGAACGGGAACACGGGCTCGTCTGGCGGAACAGGCACGTACGGCGGGACGGGCACGTCTGGCGGAACAGGCACGTACGGCGGGACGGGCACGTACGGCAGCACAGGCACGTACGGCGACGAGTCCCGCTCCCAGGAGCCGCCCGTACGGCCGGGCCCGGTCGACGAGGTGCTCGCGTGGCCGGACACGGAGGGCCGGTACTGGACCTTCACCGGCCCCACCATCCGCGCCATCGGCACCGGCGCCACCGAACTCGCCGCGCTCACGACGGACAGCGACGACCGCACGGGCGTCGTCATCGACACGGTCGGCAACCTCAGCACCTGGCCCGCGCTGGATGGCGTCGAGCGGGTCGACGCCATCGTGCCCGTGCCCGACGAGCAGTCCGTGAACGGCGAGAGCAGCTACTGGCTCTTCCACACGAGGGGCGGCGCCCAGGTCTACCGCCGTATCAACATCGACCACAACGACCGCCACTCCACCCTCCGCGTCGGCCCGGACCGCCCGCTGAGCAACTGGAACTCGCTCCAGGGCGTCACCCGCGTCGACGCGGTCCTGCCGGTGCCGGACATGCTCCGCGTCGAGGGCGGCAAGTCGTACTACTGGCTCTTCCACACCACCCCCCAGGGCCAGCGCTACCGCCTCGTGTCCATCGCCGACGGCCCGATGCACACCGACACCCTGGAACGCGGCGACCGCGACCTCACCAAGTGGCCCTCCCTGCAAGGCGTCACCAAGGTCGATGCCTGCCATGTGATCCCCGGCCGCTTCCGCGCCGGCGGCCAGACCTGGGTGTGGGTCTTCCACGACGACAAGTACCGCGTCATCTCCATCGCGGACGGGGCGGGCCACCTGGACACGCTGCTCCGGGGGGACCGGGTGA includes the following:
- a CDS encoding Dyp-type peroxidase; this encodes MAAQAQLRDSTEIQGDILAGFKKDYMSLLFLQFGDMAAARAWLAELVPRIATTQQVAAFNAKFSEARRNSAGDDPKNLNATWLGLSLTHSGLQFLTAKDQVFSEVRPGSTVEAFVQGSAPRAPALGDTGRNDPKHWSFGAGHNPVVHAVLTIAADLDGDRTTELNRQLEAASRAGAVIVHQQHGATLPGKRRGKEHFGFKDGVSEPAVAGFDDKELVNGARPIPAEQFVLGATGDGLPEGVPGWMKDGSFHVVRRLAQDVPGWWAQVDTELRKLRDAKVVGERQRTEWLAARLVGRWRCGASVAKHPDMPPAAGTEPDNDISFRDDRDGVITPLFSHLRKTNPRDGLVDKGELVDEKFMDVRRIIRRGIPYGAPFDPTNDDAGGPDEARGLLFICYQADLVRQFEFIQADWVNDPDFPHDRENEPGPDPMISGQLPGVAEGEVSFESRVNGDLKTTPLHFKPFVTTEGSLYSFTPSLSTLRRLTEGRLEGPVPNGNTGSSGGTGTYGGTGTSGGTGTYGGTGTYGSTGTYGDESRSQEPPVRPGPVDEVLAWPDTEGRYWTFTGPTIRAIGTGATELAALTTDSDDRTGVVIDTVGNLSTWPALDGVERVDAIVPVPDEQSVNGESSYWLFHTRGGAQVYRRINIDHNDRHSTLRVGPDRPLSNWNSLQGVTRVDAVLPVPDMLRVEGGKSYYWLFHTTPQGQRYRLVSIADGPMHTDTLERGDRDLTKWPSLQGVTKVDACHVIPGRFRAGGQTWVWVFHDDKYRVISIADGAGHLDTLLRGDRVNTAWFRRG